The following is a genomic window from Candidatus Paceibacterota bacterium.
ATCCAAGGTGATTTCATTTTTTAATGATTTAGAAAGCTTGGTGTCGTTGATCGTAATAAAATTGTTGTGCAGCCAATAATGCACAAAAGTTTTCTCAGTGGCACTTTCGGATTGGGCTATTTCGTTTGTGTGATGGGGAAAAATAAGATCCACTCCGCCGGTATGAATATCAATTGTTGGACCTAGGGCTTTGGTAGACATAGCTGAGCATTCTATGTGCCAGCCAGGTCGCCCGGCCCCAAAGGGCGTGTCCCAGTAAACCTGTCCGTCAGCCTCGGTGGTAAATTTCCACAGGGCAAAATCCCTGGCATTTTCTTTGTCGTATTCGTCGTCCAATCGACTATGGCTATCACACATCTGATCCGTCATGTTCAACCCGGCAAGAGCGCCATAATCCTTGGATTTTTTGATAGAAAAATAAACCCCATCATTTCCAATATAGGCCACCCCTTTTTGAATCAAAGTATCTATCATGTCTATCATGTCGGCAATATGCTCCGTAGCCCTAGGAAGCTGCTTGGGGGTCAAGATATTCATTTTATGGATATCTTCAAGAAAAAATTCACTGTATTTTTTGGTTAACTCTGGCAGAGAGAGACCCTCAGCCTGGCTCCGGCGAATAGTCTTGTCGTCAACATCAGTAATATTCATGACCTGGTTGACCTTGTAGCCGGCGTATTCCATGGTGCGACGGAGAATGTCATCCATCACGAAAGCTCGCAGGTTTCCGATGTGCACCTTGGCATAGACGGTTGGGCCACAGTGATACATGGTCACTTCGCCTGGTTTGATAGGCACAAAAAGTTCCTTTTTTCCGCTTAGGGTATTGTGGAGGT
Proteins encoded in this region:
- the cysS gene encoding cysteine--tRNA ligase; translated protein: MEIYLHNTLSGKKELFVPIKPGEVTMYHCGPTVYAKVHIGNLRAFVMDDILRRTMEYAGYKVNQVMNITDVDDKTIRRSQAEGLSLPELTKKYSEFFLEDIHKMNILTPKQLPRATEHIADMIDMIDTLIQKGVAYIGNDGVYFSIKKSKDYGALAGLNMTDQMCDSHSRLDDEYDKENARDFALWKFTTEADGQVYWDTPFGAGRPGWHIECSAMSTKALGPTIDIHTGGVDLIFPHHTNEIAQSESATEKTFVHYWLHNNFITINDTKLSKSLKNEITLDEIIAHNIPPLAYRYWLLTSHYRTLVNFTLESLQASASALDRLVAILSRLDKEEIKDKKVSDDYKKRFEQAIGDDLNTAQAIALVWEILKDDKLSNAEKKAAVFSFDTILGLDLVRASALYEQTQRLIQENLPPEIKDLIHQREQARNEKDFTRADKIRDEIVSKGYSLDDTPAGAHVKKISK